CAAAAGCTATTAAGCCATCAAGCTGAAATAGATAGTTTGGAAGTTACAGAGGATGAAATAAATGATGCTATTGACCAACGTATTGATTATTTTGTGAGTCAGATAGGTTCAGAGAAAAAATTAGAGGATTATTTTGGTAAAACCATCTCTCAAATAAGAGAAGAGTTTCAAACTATTTTCAAGGAACAACGTTTGGCTCAGCGTATGGAAAGTAAAATAACTTCAGGTGTAAAGGTTACACCTCAAGAAGTGTTGAAATTTTATAATAAAATTCCAGAAGATAGCTTACCTCTGTTTCCTGAAGAGATATACCTTTCTCAATTAGTTGTTTATCCTAAAGTAGATAAGTCCGAAAGAGAACGCATCACTAAAAAGTTAAACGGTTTTAAGCAACGTGTTCAAAATGGTGAAGATTTCGCTTTTTTAGCGTCTTTGTATTCTGATGACCCAGGATCTGCTAAAGTTGGTGGCGATTTAGGTTTTGTGAAGAAAGGTAAGCTTGTTCCTAAATTTGAATCGGTAGCCTTTCGTTTGCAAGAGGGCGAATTGTCAGATGTTGTAGAAACAAAGTTCGGTTTTCACCTTATACAAATGGTAAAGAGAAGAGGACAGCAATTCAATATACGTCATATCCTTATTAAACCAAATATTAGTTCTAATGCTGTTGAAAAGGCTAAGACCAAACTAGATAGCATTATTCAATTTATGGCAAAAGATACCTTGTCGTTCGAGCAGTTAGCCATTAAGTATTCAGAAGATGAATCTAAAAACAATGGGGGAGTGATTGTGAATCCACAAACGGGTTCATCTTCATTTGTATTAGAAGAATTAGAATTTTCTGTTTCCTCTACTATTGATGGATTAAAAGAAAACGAATATTCAAAGCCTACCGTTTTTGTTAGTTTTGATGGTCGCAAAGGCTGTCGTATTATCAATGTAGATAGGATTATTGAAGAACATCAAGCAAATTTGAAAGAAGATTACGACCGTATTCAGAGTGTAGCTTTGCAGGAGATGAAAGCTCAGGCTTTGAATGAATGGAAGAAAGATAAATTAAAGGAAACCTACATAGATATCAAAAAAGATTTTGATTGTGTATGGAATGATAATTGGAAAAAGTAAGAGAATAGATGTCAGAAGTTGATGAATTAGATGGGTTTAAAGAATCCTACGAGAGATTTAGAAAGGAAATAGCCAAAGTTATAGTAGGGCAAGATGAAGTCGTTAAAAACGTCCTCATATCTATTTTTAGTCAAGGTCATTGTTTGCTAGTCGGTGTACCTGGTTTAGCAAAGACTTTGTTAGTTCAGACCATAGCTCAGTCTTTAGGGTTAAAATTCAACAGAATTCAGTTTACTCCTGATTTGATGCCATCTGATATAGTGGGTTCTGAAATCCTTGATGAGAATAGACAATTTAGTTTTAACAAAGGCCCTTTGTTTGCTAATATTGTTTTGGCCGATGAGATAAACCGTACGCCACCAAAAACACAAGCAGCTTTGTTAGAAGCGATGCAAGAAAAAGCCGTTACAGCAGCAGGAAGTCGTTATGAATTGGACAAGCCCTTTTTTGTGTTAGCTACTCAAAACCCTATTGAACAGGAAGGTACTTACCCACTTCCAGAAGCACAACTCGACCGCTTTATGTTTAATGTTGTTTTGGATTACCCTTCTTATGAAGAGGAACTAGAAGTTATTAAAAATACTACCTCTGACAAAAAAGTGGTATTAGATAAAATTCTTAATGCCGAACAAATATTGCACTATCAAAATTTAATACGCAAGATACCAGTTGCCGATAATGTAATGGAATATGCTGTTAAGTTAGTCGCTAAGACACGTCCCAATACAGCAATGGCAACAGATAGAGTGAATCAGTTTATTGCTTGGGGTGCAGGACCTAGAGCTTCTCAATTTTTGGTAGTAGGGGCTAAATGTCATGCGGCTATTAATGGTAAGTATTCACCAGATATAGAAGATGTCAAAGCTGTAGCTGAGCCTATTCTGAGACACCGATTAGTTAAAACGTATCAAGCTGATGCCGAAGGCATTAGTATAGAACAACTTATACAAGAGCTTTTATAGATGATTATACCTATTGTAGCATACGGAACAAAGGTTTTAAAACAGAAAGCTGAAGAGATCTCTTCGGACTATCCCAATTTAAAAGAGTTGATTGAAGACATGTTTGAAACCATGTATGAAGCTAGTGGAGTAGGTTTAGCAGCACCTCAAATTGGTAGGAGTATCCGTCTATTTATTGTGGATGGTAGCCCTTTTGCCGATGAAGACGCTGATATGGAAGGCTTTCGCAAGGTATTCATCAACCCTCAAATAGTCGAAGAAAGTGGCGAAGAATGGAATTTTAATGAAGGTTGTTTGTCCATTCCAAGTATTAGAGAAGATGTATCACGTCTTTCTAAAGTTCGTATTCGTTATCAAGACCAAGATTTCAATACCATAGAGGAAGAATATGATGGCACTAAAGCCCGAATCATACAACATGAATACGACCATATTGAAGGCGTGCTTTTTACAGATTATCTTAGTGCTATCAAGAAACGCTTATTGAAACGTAAACTAAACGATATTTCTAAAGGTAATGTAAAGGTCGATTATCGAATGAAATTCCCACTGAAAAAGGGTAGGTAAGACCTAAAGTTTTACCCATAAGCCAATTCCAACAGAAAGCATTTTCCTGTTTATTAGTACCTCTGTATATTGACCTAAAAAACTGTATTGTGCATAGGGGTTAGCAAACAAGGTGATTTTATCAGTATTATAGAAGTCTATTCCAAAGGCTACATTTCCATTCAAATTTATTTTTCTAAAAGGAGCATAAGAATGTTTAATTTTTTGTGTGGTTATTCTTGCTGGCTGGTCAGTATAATATATTTTACTTACAGTTTTGTTGTAAATGTTGTAACTACAACTTAACCCCATTTGGCTGTAAATTTTATCGTTGATGTAAAATTTAAGGTATAAGGGTACTTCAATATGGTAGTGAATTGTTAAAAGTGTAACTTTTTTGATATTAGATGCCGTAAAATCACCATTTTCAGGGTTAATTTCATCGCCGAAATGAAAATTCGCATATCTACTTCCATTATTTTGAAAGCCAAATCCAATACCAATTTTAGTTTTTTGACTTAATTCATATTCAGTAAATATTTTTGCATTAACAGATAGTTTTTTTCGTTTAAATACGTCTTCTTGTCTAGAAAGTTCCTCAAGGAATTTAATGCTATCATGTAAGGGTTCCTTAATGAATACATTAGCAATTGAATAGTTAGGTGTTAGTTCGATCCCAAATTTTAACTTCTTTTCTTGTGAAAAACTACTTAGATATAAGCATAATAACAGCAGAGTAAGGATTTTGTACATGGCTTTAGGTTTTAAGAATAAGACGAATTTAACTAAAAAAGCTCAACAATAAAATTGTTGAGCTTTTTTGTGATCGCGACAGGATTCGAACCTGTGACCGTCTGCTTAGAAGGCAGATGCTCTATCCAGCTGAGCTACGCGACCATTAAAAATGTGAGCGCAAATGTAAATATTTTTGAATAGATAGCATATAGTTATATACAAATATGTTTAATGCTATTCTAAGTATTTGTTTGAACTTCTACTTGAAAACAAAATTCAGTATTTTTGTACCTTATTACTAACACAACCTTTTTCAAGTGAATCTTATACGTTTACTCTTTTTTATAGCCCTTTTATTCTCTTTCACATTGAATGCCCAAAATTGGCAATCAAGTCCTTCTTATTCTGGAGATAGCAGACATCATCCTGTTACATTTTCTAACGACCGTTACGGTTTCGTCATGGCTGGTCAGAATGAATTAGGAGAATACCTTGAAGATGCTTTTCGATACGATGCTCAAACTCAAAGTTGGGAGCAATTGGCTAATTTTCCTGGTGGTCCGAGAGGATACGCTTATGGTGTATCTAATAATACGACTGCTTATGTAGGTTTTGGGAAATTCAATTCCGATTACCCAACCGATTGGTGGGCATATGATATTCCTAATAATGAATGGACACAATTAGCCAGTTTTCCTTCAGCAGGAAGAAGTCACCCTGCTTTAATACTTGTAAACGATAAAGTCTATGTAGGCTTGGGTAGTAATACCTCTAATTTGGGCGATTGGTGGGAATACGATATTCCTTCAGATAGCTGGTCACAAAAAGCCGATTTTGTTTTTGGTGACAGACATCACCCTTTTTATTTTGGAATTGATGGCATTCCATATGTAGGCTTCGGACATGGTAACAGCATAGATGGTAATATAAATGTCTATAACGATTTTTATAAATACGATGCTGAAACGGACAGTTGGATTACTTTAAATGTTTTTCCATCTGAAGGCAGGGTAGCAGGGACGCAATTTTCCTATAACGGTAAAGGGTATTTACTTAGTGGAGATGGTGATAATCATGGTCCTTTAGATAGTGGTGAGCTTTGGGAATATACCCCTCAATCAGATAGCTGGGTGCAATTGGAGTCTCACCCTGGCAATGCCCGTTGGGCGCCCGGTTGTTTTGTTATCAATTGTGATATCTACTTCACTTCTGGATACGATAGAGTAAATCTAATTTATTTTAATGACTTAGTACAATTTGAATTGGGACAAGAATGTGGTTGTACCGATGCTGCTGCTGTTAATTTCGATGCCAACGCTTCTATTGAGGATAACAGTTGTTGTTATGTAGATGGCTGTACGGAAATATCTTCCTTGAATTATAATCCAGAAGCCTGTTTTGATGACGGTAGTTGTGTAGCAGCAAATTTAGGCTGTACCAATCCATTATCCGATAATTATGATTTAACGGCAAATACGCTGGTGGCTAATGGGGGTCCTGCAGATAATTTCAGTTACGGTGTCGGTGGTTATCATGATAATGACCAATATGATATGGTATTTGACTGTCTTAATGATGTTACAATAAACTCAGTTGATGTTTATGCTCAAACCTCATTTGTTGTTGAGATTGAGATTTTAGACAATAACGATAATCAAGTTTATAGTGCAAACTTCATTTTGAGTGAAGGATTAAATACTTTACCATTGAATTACAATATTGAAGAAGGTATCGATTACAAAATCGGTGTTTTGGGAAATAACTTAGGTTTATACAGA
This region of Flavobacteriales bacterium genomic DNA includes:
- a CDS encoding MoxR family ATPase, which codes for MSEVDELDGFKESYERFRKEIAKVIVGQDEVVKNVLISIFSQGHCLLVGVPGLAKTLLVQTIAQSLGLKFNRIQFTPDLMPSDIVGSEILDENRQFSFNKGPLFANIVLADEINRTPPKTQAALLEAMQEKAVTAAGSRYELDKPFFVLATQNPIEQEGTYPLPEAQLDRFMFNVVLDYPSYEEELEVIKNTTSDKKVVLDKILNAEQILHYQNLIRKIPVADNVMEYAVKLVAKTRPNTAMATDRVNQFIAWGAGPRASQFLVVGAKCHAAINGKYSPDIEDVKAVAEPILRHRLVKTYQADAEGISIEQLIQELL
- a CDS encoding peptidylprolyl isomerase — encoded protein: MKKISLLIFSFQIFTLPLLAQEMVEGVVAVIGDKAILKSEIEQQYLQLKASDVTNASLRCEVMEELMFQKLLSHQAEIDSLEVTEDEINDAIDQRIDYFVSQIGSEKKLEDYFGKTISQIREEFQTIFKEQRLAQRMESKITSGVKVTPQEVLKFYNKIPEDSLPLFPEEIYLSQLVVYPKVDKSERERITKKLNGFKQRVQNGEDFAFLASLYSDDPGSAKVGGDLGFVKKGKLVPKFESVAFRLQEGELSDVVETKFGFHLIQMVKRRGQQFNIRHILIKPNISSNAVEKAKTKLDSIIQFMAKDTLSFEQLAIKYSEDESKNNGGVIVNPQTGSSSFVLEELEFSVSSTIDGLKENEYSKPTVFVSFDGRKGCRIINVDRIIEEHQANLKEDYDRIQSVALQEMKAQALNEWKKDKLKETYIDIKKDFDCVWNDNWKK
- the def gene encoding peptide deformylase, which gives rise to MIIPIVAYGTKVLKQKAEEISSDYPNLKELIEDMFETMYEASGVGLAAPQIGRSIRLFIVDGSPFADEDADMEGFRKVFINPQIVEESGEEWNFNEGCLSIPSIREDVSRLSKVRIRYQDQDFNTIEEEYDGTKARIIQHEYDHIEGVLFTDYLSAIKKRLLKRKLNDISKGNVKVDYRMKFPLKKGR
- a CDS encoding outer membrane beta-barrel protein, whose amino-acid sequence is MYKILTLLLLCLYLSSFSQEKKLKFGIELTPNYSIANVFIKEPLHDSIKFLEELSRQEDVFKRKKLSVNAKIFTEYELSQKTKIGIGFGFQNNGSRYANFHFGDEINPENGDFTASNIKKVTLLTIHYHIEVPLYLKFYINDKIYSQMGLSCSYNIYNKTVSKIYYTDQPARITTQKIKHSYAPFRKINLNGNVAFGIDFYNTDKITLFANPYAQYSFLGQYTEVLINRKMLSVGIGLWVKL
- a CDS encoding kelch repeat-containing protein is translated as MNLIRLLFFIALLFSFTLNAQNWQSSPSYSGDSRHHPVTFSNDRYGFVMAGQNELGEYLEDAFRYDAQTQSWEQLANFPGGPRGYAYGVSNNTTAYVGFGKFNSDYPTDWWAYDIPNNEWTQLASFPSAGRSHPALILVNDKVYVGLGSNTSNLGDWWEYDIPSDSWSQKADFVFGDRHHPFYFGIDGIPYVGFGHGNSIDGNINVYNDFYKYDAETDSWITLNVFPSEGRVAGTQFSYNGKGYLLSGDGDNHGPLDSGELWEYTPQSDSWVQLESHPGNARWAPGCFVINCDIYFTSGYDRVNLIYFNDLVQFELGQECGCTDAAAVNFDANASIEDNSCCYVDGCTEISSLNYNPEACFDDGSCVAANLGCTNPLSDNYDLTANTLVANGGPADNFSYGVGGYHDNDQYDMVFDCLNDVTINSVDVYAQTSFVVEIEILDNNDNQVYSANFILSEGLNTLPLNYNIEEGIDYKIGVLGNNLGLYRNNNVQTDIFPINILDYLSITANTTSNSQDYYYYFYNWQLSVECQDAFGCIDSLACNYSEYATVDDLSCQYLDGICESCEDGVIIDNDEDDDGICDDEEVISFRCIDEACIDPLDGSGIYSSLADCELECLNSVGIEGLTTSSKKLLQITNLLGQEIDFKKGIPMYYLYDDGTVEKRIVLD